One window of Anaeromyxobacter diazotrophicus genomic DNA carries:
- a CDS encoding D-alanine--D-alanine ligase, protein MGTWSGKKVAVLYGGRSSERDVSLRTGQGCADALRERGHDVTLIDVDLEVAARLRAARADVAFVALHGRWGEDGSIQGLLESMGIPYTGSGVLASALGMDKVFSKLLFREHGLKVIEYRVFPREQAERITVADLPFGLPAVVKPAGEGSSVGVHIVRDAQALQAACRDAARYKGELIVERYVKGTEVDVAVLDGKALGAIEIVPSREFYDYTAKYTPGATQYFYPARLPEEHARRTCEAAEQAHLVLGCAGVTRADFIVSADGVPYILEVNTLPGMTATSLVPKIAAGLGITFAELCERLLDGAALKA, encoded by the coding sequence ATGGGAACCTGGTCAGGCAAGAAGGTGGCGGTCCTGTACGGCGGGCGCTCGAGCGAGCGCGACGTGTCGCTGCGCACGGGCCAGGGGTGCGCCGACGCCCTGCGCGAGCGCGGCCACGACGTGACGCTCATCGACGTCGACCTGGAGGTGGCGGCGCGGCTGCGCGCCGCGCGCGCCGACGTGGCCTTCGTGGCCCTGCACGGCCGCTGGGGCGAGGACGGCTCGATCCAGGGGCTCCTCGAGTCGATGGGCATCCCCTACACCGGCTCGGGGGTGCTCGCCTCCGCGCTCGGCATGGACAAGGTCTTCTCGAAGCTGCTGTTCCGGGAGCACGGGCTCAAGGTGATCGAGTACCGCGTCTTCCCGCGCGAGCAGGCCGAGCGCATCACCGTGGCCGACCTGCCGTTCGGGCTGCCGGCGGTGGTGAAGCCGGCCGGCGAGGGCTCGTCGGTGGGCGTCCACATCGTGCGCGACGCGCAGGCGCTGCAGGCGGCCTGCCGCGACGCCGCCCGCTACAAGGGCGAGCTCATCGTGGAGCGGTACGTGAAGGGGACGGAGGTGGACGTGGCCGTCCTCGACGGCAAGGCGCTCGGCGCGATCGAGATTGTCCCCTCGCGCGAGTTCTACGACTACACGGCCAAGTACACGCCCGGCGCGACGCAGTACTTCTACCCGGCGCGCCTCCCGGAGGAGCACGCCCGGCGCACCTGCGAGGCGGCGGAGCAGGCGCACCTCGTGCTGGGCTGCGCCGGGGTGACGCGCGCCGACTTCATCGTCAGCGCCGACGGCGTGCCCTACATCCTGGAGGTGAACACCCTCCCCGGCATGACGGCGACCTCGCTCGTCCCGAAGATCGCGGCCGGCCTCGGCATCACCTTCGCGGAGCTGTGCGAGCGGCTGCTCGACGGCGCCGCGCTCAAGGCTTGA
- the murB gene encoding UDP-N-acetylmuramate dehydrogenase codes for MSDWRRKIVEVTRGEALCDAPLAPRTAVRVGGPADLLVRPADPDDLAAVLRAAAGVGVPVLALGGGANLLVADAGVRGLVVKLPPGFGEERSDGARLVLSAGAPSSRLTARAGKLGLVGCEFAAAIPGTLGGLVAMNAGTRAGEMKDVVRRVELATADGAGWVEAAALGFAYRTCRLPPGAVVTRVEVELAPGDVAASRAAMDADVARRRATQPLDRPTFGSTFRNPPGDYAGRLMEAVGLKGHRAGGAAWSEVHANFIVNLGGATARDVLALIRLARGRVRDRFGVELEPEVRLAGDFPPGETI; via the coding sequence TTGAGCGACTGGCGCCGCAAGATCGTGGAGGTCACCCGCGGCGAGGCGCTGTGCGACGCGCCGCTCGCGCCGCGCACGGCGGTCCGCGTGGGTGGGCCCGCCGATCTGCTGGTGCGCCCCGCCGATCCGGACGACCTGGCGGCGGTGCTCCGCGCCGCGGCCGGCGTGGGCGTGCCGGTGCTCGCGCTCGGCGGCGGCGCCAACCTGCTGGTGGCCGACGCCGGCGTGCGCGGGCTGGTGGTGAAGCTGCCCCCCGGCTTCGGCGAGGAGCGGTCGGACGGGGCCCGCCTCGTCCTCTCGGCGGGCGCGCCCTCCTCGCGGCTGACCGCCCGGGCCGGCAAGCTGGGCCTCGTCGGGTGCGAGTTCGCCGCCGCCATCCCCGGGACGCTGGGCGGGCTCGTGGCCATGAACGCCGGCACGCGCGCGGGCGAGATGAAGGACGTGGTGCGGCGGGTGGAGCTCGCCACCGCCGACGGCGCCGGCTGGGTCGAGGCGGCGGCGCTGGGCTTCGCCTATCGCACCTGCCGGCTCCCGCCCGGCGCCGTCGTGACGCGCGTCGAGGTGGAGCTCGCGCCGGGCGACGTCGCGGCCAGCCGCGCGGCCATGGACGCGGACGTGGCGCGCCGGCGGGCCACCCAGCCGCTGGACCGGCCCACCTTCGGCTCCACCTTCCGCAACCCGCCGGGCGACTACGCCGGGCGGCTGATGGAGGCGGTGGGCCTCAAGGGCCACCGCGCCGGCGGCGCGGCCTGGTCGGAGGTCCACGCGAACTTCATCGTGAACCTGGGCGGCGCCACCGCGCGCGACGTGCTCGCGCTCATCCGGCTGGCGCGCGGCCGCGTCCGCGACCGCTTCGGCGTGGAGCTCGAGCCCGAGGTGCGCCTGGCGGGGGATTTTCCACCCGGCGAGACGATCTGA
- the murC gene encoding UDP-N-acetylmuramate--L-alanine ligase, protein MTLFRSRPAKIHFVGIGGIGMSGIAEVLLNLGYRVSGSDLKESDTTRRLRELGGVVQRGHAAAHVTDVDVVVISSAVRRDNPEVVEARARKIPVIPRAEMLAELMRLKYGVAIAGSHGKTTTTSMAAHLFAHAGLDPTAVVGGKVNAFGSNAKLGAGEYMVVEADESDGSFLRLPPTIAVVTNIDPEHLDHWKTPAALRQGFLDFVNRVPFYGLAILCIDHPTVQSLIPEVEKRFVTYGEGPQADYRAARIEVRQHRVAFDAFRREEPLGRFEVGMVGRHNALNALAVVALGDEMGLAHDVTRAALASFNGVQRRFTVRGEAGGVTVVDDYGHHPAEVKAVLSGAREAFGRRVVCVFQPHRYSRTRDLLAEFTTAFNDADVVLLSDVYAAGEEPIPGVSGEHLAAAVRAHGHRDVTYVERARLAAAARERLRPGDLVITLGAGDVTAVGPELLAMLAG, encoded by the coding sequence ATGACCCTCTTCCGCTCCAGGCCCGCCAAGATCCACTTCGTCGGCATCGGCGGCATCGGCATGAGCGGCATCGCCGAGGTGCTGCTCAACCTCGGCTACCGCGTCTCCGGCTCCGACCTCAAGGAGTCCGACACCACCCGGCGCCTGCGCGAGCTGGGGGGCGTCGTCCAGCGCGGCCACGCCGCCGCCCACGTCACCGACGTCGACGTGGTGGTCATCTCGTCCGCGGTGCGCCGGGACAACCCCGAGGTGGTCGAGGCGCGGGCGCGCAAGATCCCGGTCATCCCCCGGGCGGAGATGCTGGCCGAGCTCATGCGGCTCAAGTACGGCGTCGCCATCGCCGGCTCGCACGGCAAGACCACCACCACCTCCATGGCGGCGCACCTCTTCGCCCACGCCGGGCTCGACCCCACCGCGGTGGTGGGCGGGAAGGTCAACGCCTTCGGCTCGAACGCGAAGCTCGGCGCCGGCGAGTACATGGTGGTGGAGGCGGACGAGTCGGACGGCTCGTTCCTCCGGCTGCCGCCCACCATCGCGGTCGTCACCAACATCGACCCGGAGCACCTCGACCACTGGAAGACGCCGGCGGCGCTCCGCCAGGGGTTCCTCGACTTCGTGAACCGCGTGCCCTTCTACGGGCTCGCGATCCTCTGCATCGACCACCCCACGGTCCAGTCGCTCATCCCGGAGGTGGAGAAGCGGTTCGTCACCTACGGCGAGGGGCCGCAGGCCGACTACCGCGCCGCGCGCATCGAGGTGCGGCAGCACCGGGTCGCCTTCGACGCCTTCCGGCGCGAGGAGCCGCTGGGGCGGTTCGAGGTGGGGATGGTGGGCCGCCACAACGCGCTCAACGCGCTGGCGGTGGTGGCGCTCGGGGACGAGATGGGCCTCGCCCACGACGTCACCCGCGCCGCCCTGGCGAGCTTCAACGGCGTGCAGCGGCGCTTCACCGTGCGCGGCGAGGCGGGCGGGGTGACGGTGGTGGACGACTACGGCCACCACCCGGCGGAGGTGAAGGCGGTGCTCTCCGGCGCGCGCGAGGCGTTCGGCCGCCGCGTGGTCTGCGTGTTCCAGCCCCACCGCTACAGCCGCACCCGCGACCTGCTCGCCGAGTTCACCACCGCCTTCAACGACGCCGACGTGGTCCTCCTCTCCGACGTCTACGCGGCGGGCGAGGAGCCCATCCCCGGGGTCTCGGGCGAGCACCTGGCGGCCGCCGTACGCGCCCACGGGCACCGCGACGTGACCTACGTGGAGCGGGCGCGCCTGGCCGCGGCGGCCCGCGAGCGGCTCCGCCCGGGCGACCTCGTCATCACGCTCGGCGCGGGCGACGTCACGGCCGTGGGCCCAGAGCTGCTGGCGATGCTGGCCGGATGA
- the murG gene encoding undecaprenyldiphospho-muramoylpentapeptide beta-N-acetylglucosaminyltransferase has product MRMLVAGGGTGGHVFPGVALAEEVVTRHPQNDVVFAGTARGLEARVVPAAGFPIELIEVKGLKGKGLLGLLANLLLLPRAFVQCWRILRRWRPDVVVGVGGYASGPVVLAAALLRIPTAVQEQNAVAGFTNRVLGWFVQAAFTAFPEAGRYFAERKVHQLGNPIRRELMDNYMRPVQEHEQLRLLVFGGSQGAHALNMRVIEALPHLADLKDRLEITHQTGARDRQQVEQGYAACGFRVDVREFIEDMSEAYARADLVLCRAGATTLAELTVCKKPSILVPFPAAADNHQVMNAKSLVDAGAAVMIEERDLNGEVLARELRAILGQPARRAQMSRAAGRLGAPQAAREIADVCTELVRRRWGSPRGQDRGPGFAPVRPALPAQAPEDAPEAPPTP; this is encoded by the coding sequence GTGCGCATGCTCGTGGCAGGCGGCGGCACCGGCGGCCACGTCTTCCCTGGCGTGGCGCTGGCGGAGGAGGTGGTGACGCGCCACCCGCAGAACGACGTCGTCTTCGCGGGGACCGCGCGCGGCCTGGAGGCACGGGTCGTGCCGGCGGCCGGCTTCCCCATCGAGCTCATCGAGGTGAAGGGGCTGAAGGGGAAGGGCCTCCTCGGGCTGCTCGCGAACCTCCTGCTCCTCCCGCGCGCCTTCGTGCAGTGCTGGCGCATCCTGCGCCGCTGGCGGCCCGACGTGGTGGTGGGGGTGGGCGGGTACGCGTCCGGGCCGGTGGTGCTGGCGGCGGCGCTCCTCCGCATCCCGACCGCCGTCCAGGAGCAGAACGCGGTCGCCGGCTTCACGAACCGGGTGCTCGGGTGGTTCGTCCAGGCCGCCTTCACCGCCTTCCCCGAGGCGGGCCGCTACTTCGCGGAGCGCAAGGTCCACCAGCTCGGGAACCCCATCCGCCGCGAGCTCATGGACAACTACATGCGCCCGGTGCAGGAGCACGAGCAGCTGCGGCTGCTCGTCTTCGGCGGCTCGCAGGGCGCTCACGCGCTCAACATGCGCGTCATCGAGGCGCTGCCGCACCTCGCGGACCTGAAGGACCGGCTCGAGATCACGCACCAGACCGGCGCCCGCGACCGGCAGCAGGTGGAGCAGGGCTACGCCGCCTGCGGCTTCCGGGTGGACGTCCGCGAGTTCATCGAGGACATGAGCGAGGCCTACGCCCGCGCCGACCTCGTGCTCTGCCGCGCCGGCGCCACCACCCTCGCCGAGCTGACCGTCTGCAAGAAGCCGTCGATCCTGGTCCCGTTCCCGGCCGCGGCCGACAACCACCAGGTCATGAACGCGAAGAGCCTGGTCGACGCCGGCGCCGCGGTCATGATCGAGGAGCGCGACCTCAACGGCGAGGTCCTGGCGCGCGAGCTCCGGGCCATCCTCGGCCAGCCGGCGCGGCGGGCGCAGATGTCGCGCGCCGCCGGGCGGCTCGGCGCGCCGCAGGCCGCGCGCGAGATCGCCGACGTCTGCACCGAGCTCGTGCGCCGGCGCTGGGGCTCGCCGCGCGGGCAGGACCGCGGCCCCGGGTTCGCGCCCGTCCGGCCGGCCCTCCCCGCCCAGGCCCCCGAGGACGCGCCCGAGGCGCCGCCCACCCCATGA
- the ftsW gene encoding putative lipid II flippase FtsW codes for MRAQATTARAPAAEGVDRLLLGTIVLLVGIGAVAVYSASAVTAATRFHDSFHFLDRQLVAVGLGLALLVAGLAAGYGRAERLAYPVLAATVVALVAVLLPFIGHTAGGARRWIDLGVLHFQPAEAAKLALVLYLAHSLARKRDKMRLFSIGFLPHLLVAGALMALCLAEKDLGTCVVMALVLFVMLFAAGAKVSYLLGALLASLPLVYNAVMGTPYRRIRFEAWLRPFEHRRDAGYQMWESMVGIGSGGWFGQGLGQGRSKLFYLPEAHTDFIGAVIAEEAGLVGLGLLILLYALFVWRGLRASFRAADAFGCYLALGITTLVGVQALVNLGVVTVLLPTKGLTLPFVSYGGSSLLTLLAASGLLLSVSASRGGFLKPASQAVRVGAATGEGA; via the coding sequence ATGCGCGCCCAGGCCACCACCGCCCGCGCGCCGGCCGCCGAGGGCGTCGACCGGCTCCTCCTCGGCACGATCGTGCTGCTCGTCGGCATCGGCGCGGTGGCGGTCTACTCGGCCAGCGCGGTGACCGCCGCGACGCGGTTCCACGACAGCTTCCACTTCCTCGACCGGCAGCTCGTCGCGGTCGGCCTCGGGCTCGCGCTGCTGGTGGCGGGGCTCGCCGCGGGGTACGGGCGGGCCGAGCGGCTCGCCTACCCCGTCCTCGCCGCGACGGTGGTGGCGCTGGTGGCGGTGCTGCTCCCCTTCATCGGCCACACCGCGGGCGGGGCCCGGCGCTGGATCGACCTCGGCGTGCTCCACTTCCAGCCCGCCGAGGCGGCCAAGCTGGCGCTCGTCCTGTACCTGGCGCACTCGCTGGCCCGGAAGCGCGACAAGATGCGGCTCTTCTCGATCGGCTTCCTGCCGCACCTGCTCGTGGCGGGCGCGCTGATGGCGCTGTGCCTGGCCGAGAAGGACCTCGGCACCTGCGTCGTGATGGCCCTCGTCCTGTTCGTGATGCTCTTCGCCGCCGGCGCCAAGGTGAGCTATCTTCTGGGCGCGCTCCTCGCCTCGCTCCCGCTCGTCTACAACGCGGTGATGGGGACGCCCTACCGGCGGATCCGGTTCGAGGCGTGGCTCCGGCCGTTCGAGCACCGGCGCGACGCGGGATATCAGATGTGGGAGTCGATGGTCGGGATCGGCAGCGGAGGGTGGTTCGGGCAGGGGCTCGGGCAAGGGCGCTCGAAGCTCTTCTACCTGCCGGAGGCGCACACGGACTTCATCGGCGCCGTCATCGCCGAGGAGGCGGGCCTCGTCGGCCTCGGGCTCCTCATCCTGCTCTACGCCCTGTTCGTGTGGCGCGGGCTGCGCGCCTCCTTCCGCGCGGCCGACGCGTTCGGCTGCTACCTCGCGCTCGGGATCACCACGCTCGTCGGCGTGCAGGCGCTCGTGAACCTGGGGGTGGTGACGGTGCTCCTGCCCACCAAGGGGCTCACCCTGCCCTTCGTCTCGTACGGCGGCAGCTCGCTGCTCACGCTCCTCGCGGCGAGCGGCCTCCTGCTCAGCGTCTCGGCCTCGCGGGGCGGGTTCCTCAAGCCCGCCAGCCAGGCCGTCCGCGTGGGCGCCGCCACCGGGGAGGGCGCCTAG
- the murD gene encoding UDP-N-acetylmuramoyl-L-alanine--D-glutamate ligase, with translation MEGSLRLAGQRVLVVGLARSGAAAARLARARGARVTVTDRRAATELAPALGELGDGVELALGGHDPADFTGADLVVVSPGVPLTLPELQEARRQGVPVLAEVELSARLLPPWPIVGITGTNGKSTTTALAGELLARDRRVFVGGNLGTPLAELVLSGRQVDAVVLELSSYQLEGIERFRPTVAALLNITPDHLERHRDLEGYALAKARLFANQQPGDWAVANAGDPRAVALAGSGRGRLATFGFGPPAPRAARAPEAGGELALACGDGPPERYVLRSRALRGRHNVENAMAAALCARLLGAPGREVQAGLDAFQGLPHRLELVRERDGVEWVNDSKATNVDSTAVGLAAFPAGQPRVVLILGGRGKRAPYAPLRPLFPGRVKVVLTIGEDAPALARELDGAAPLEAVGTLAAAVERAAALGAPGDVVLLSPACASFDQFRSYEHRGECFRQLVEALP, from the coding sequence ATGGAAGGATCCCTCCGCCTCGCCGGGCAGCGCGTCCTCGTGGTGGGCCTCGCCCGCTCCGGCGCCGCCGCCGCCCGGCTGGCGCGCGCCCGCGGCGCGCGCGTCACCGTGACCGACCGCCGCGCGGCCACCGAGCTCGCCCCGGCGCTGGGGGAGCTGGGCGACGGGGTGGAGCTGGCGCTCGGCGGGCACGACCCGGCCGACTTCACCGGCGCCGACCTGGTGGTGGTCTCGCCCGGCGTGCCGCTCACCCTGCCCGAGCTCCAGGAGGCGCGCCGGCAGGGCGTCCCGGTGCTGGCCGAGGTGGAGCTCTCGGCCCGGCTCCTGCCGCCCTGGCCCATCGTCGGCATCACCGGCACGAACGGGAAGAGCACCACCACCGCGCTGGCGGGCGAGCTGCTCGCGCGCGACCGCCGCGTGTTCGTGGGCGGGAACCTCGGCACCCCGCTCGCCGAGCTCGTCCTCTCCGGGCGCCAGGTCGACGCGGTGGTGCTGGAGCTCTCCTCCTACCAGCTCGAGGGCATCGAGCGGTTCCGGCCCACCGTGGCCGCGCTCCTCAACATCACGCCCGACCACCTGGAGCGGCACCGCGACCTCGAGGGCTACGCGCTCGCCAAGGCGCGCCTCTTCGCGAACCAGCAGCCCGGCGACTGGGCGGTCGCGAACGCGGGCGATCCGCGGGCGGTGGCGCTGGCCGGGAGCGGCCGGGGCCGGCTCGCCACCTTCGGCTTCGGGCCCCCGGCCCCGCGGGCGGCGCGCGCGCCCGAGGCGGGCGGCGAGCTCGCGCTGGCCTGCGGCGACGGCCCGCCGGAGCGGTACGTCCTGCGCTCGCGCGCGCTGCGCGGCCGCCACAACGTCGAGAACGCGATGGCGGCGGCGCTGTGCGCCCGGCTGCTGGGCGCCCCCGGGCGCGAGGTGCAGGCGGGCCTCGACGCGTTCCAGGGGCTGCCGCACCGGCTCGAGCTCGTCCGCGAGCGCGACGGGGTGGAGTGGGTGAACGACTCGAAGGCCACCAACGTCGACTCGACCGCGGTCGGGCTGGCGGCGTTCCCGGCCGGCCAGCCGCGCGTCGTGCTCATCCTGGGCGGGCGCGGCAAGCGCGCGCCCTACGCGCCGCTCCGCCCGCTCTTCCCGGGGCGGGTGAAGGTGGTGCTCACCATCGGCGAGGACGCGCCGGCGCTGGCGCGCGAGCTCGACGGCGCCGCGCCCCTGGAGGCGGTCGGCACGCTGGCCGCGGCGGTGGAGCGGGCGGCCGCCCTCGGCGCGCCCGGGGACGTGGTGCTGCTCTCGCCCGCCTGCGCCAGCTTCGACCAGTTCCGGAGCTACGAGCACCGCGGCGAGTGCTTCCGCCAGCTCGTCGAGGCCCTGCCGTGA
- the mraY gene encoding phospho-N-acetylmuramoyl-pentapeptide-transferase, translated as MLYHLLYPLAGRFALFNVLRYPSFRILAAGFTALVLGLLLGPVFIERMRVIQYGSSNVREDTPESHKKKTGTPSMGGALILFSMGTATLLFANLTNRYVWAALTITLSFGAIGFWDDYLKISKRNSKGLAGKKKLLWQTLIVVAVYYLFLSDLHFTVAHAFPWLRVGSFQDLHVTLPFVPTRWFNPSLGWLYLPFMVLVVLGTSHAVNLTDGLDGLAVGPTIVSASTFLILAYVAGTTIGGFSIAVYLRIPVIPGAAELGVFCAALIGAGIAFLWYNTYPASVFMGDVGSLALGGALGSLAVLTKNEVASAILHGVFLAETLSVMIQVASYKYTGRRVFKMAPIHHHFELKGWAEPKIIVRFWIIAIMLALVALASLKLR; from the coding sequence ATGCTCTACCACCTGCTCTACCCGCTCGCGGGGCGCTTCGCGCTCTTCAACGTCCTGCGCTATCCCTCCTTCCGCATCCTGGCGGCGGGGTTCACCGCGCTCGTGCTGGGCCTGCTCCTCGGCCCGGTCTTCATCGAGCGCATGCGCGTCATCCAGTACGGCAGCTCCAACGTGCGGGAGGACACCCCCGAGTCGCACAAGAAGAAGACCGGCACCCCGTCCATGGGCGGCGCGCTGATCCTCTTCTCGATGGGGACCGCGACCCTCCTCTTCGCGAACCTGACCAACCGCTACGTCTGGGCCGCGCTCACCATCACGCTCAGCTTCGGCGCCATCGGCTTCTGGGACGACTACCTCAAGATCTCGAAGCGCAACTCGAAGGGGCTGGCCGGGAAGAAGAAGCTCCTCTGGCAGACCCTCATCGTGGTCGCGGTCTACTACCTCTTCCTCTCCGACCTGCACTTCACGGTCGCGCACGCCTTCCCCTGGCTCCGGGTGGGCAGCTTCCAGGACCTGCACGTCACCCTGCCCTTCGTGCCGACCCGCTGGTTCAACCCGTCGCTCGGCTGGCTCTACCTGCCGTTCATGGTGCTGGTGGTGCTGGGGACGAGCCACGCGGTCAACCTGACCGACGGCCTGGACGGCCTCGCGGTCGGCCCGACCATCGTCTCGGCCTCCACCTTCCTCATCCTCGCCTACGTGGCCGGCACGACCATCGGCGGCTTCTCCATCGCCGTCTACCTGCGCATCCCGGTCATCCCCGGCGCGGCGGAGCTGGGGGTGTTCTGCGCCGCGCTCATCGGCGCCGGCATCGCCTTCCTCTGGTACAACACCTACCCGGCGTCGGTGTTCATGGGGGACGTCGGCTCGCTGGCGCTGGGCGGCGCCCTCGGCTCGCTGGCGGTGCTCACCAAGAACGAGGTCGCGAGCGCCATCCTGCACGGCGTCTTCCTGGCCGAGACGCTCTCGGTCATGATCCAGGTGGCGAGCTACAAGTACACCGGGCGGAGGGTCTTCAAGATGGCGCCCATCCACCACCACTTCGAGCTCAAGGGCTGGGCCGAGCCGAAGATCATCGTCCGCTTCTGGATCATCGCCATCATGCTGGCGCTCGTGGCGCTGGCGTCGCTCAAGCTGAGGTAG
- a CDS encoding UDP-N-acetylmuramoyl-tripeptide--D-alanyl-D-alanine ligase codes for MNGPRFTRYELASAAGGRFVGPPPPEVQGVTTDTRQLGPGACFVALRGERFDGHDFLPQARAAGAACAVVEEGRLASLPAAALALPLLAVRDSLEALALLARYHRRRFAIPVVGVTGSNGKTTTREMIGLVLRTRGPALKTEGNLNNEIGVPLTLLGLAPEHQRAVIEMGMNHPGEVARLAAMAEPQVGVVTMAGAAHVEHFGGDVEGVADAKAELYFALPRGGVAVANADDPRMLKRAQASGRSLITFAAGRGHRGDVVVLEVLEHGPAGLRFTLGLGQKEVLVALPLVGLHNAANAAAAAAAAMALGYGDKEIAQGLAQVQPVGRRLRIEDLPSGVTLVDDCYNANPASMTAALATLGAVAGPGRRAVAVLGDMLELGATEEAMHRVLGEQAAHAVARLHAFGPRSRHTAEAARAAGLADVTHTTDLPELVAQVKERLAPGDVLLVKGSRANQLERLVAALGSTPTQPGDAH; via the coding sequence ATGAACGGACCACGCTTCACCCGCTACGAGCTCGCCTCCGCCGCGGGCGGCCGCTTCGTCGGGCCGCCTCCGCCGGAAGTCCAGGGCGTCACCACCGACACGCGCCAGCTCGGGCCGGGCGCCTGCTTCGTCGCGCTCCGGGGCGAGCGCTTCGACGGGCACGACTTCCTCCCGCAGGCGCGCGCCGCCGGGGCCGCCTGCGCCGTGGTCGAGGAGGGCCGCCTCGCCTCCCTGCCCGCCGCGGCGCTGGCGCTCCCGCTGCTCGCCGTCCGCGACTCGCTGGAGGCGCTGGCGCTCCTCGCCCGCTACCACCGCCGCCGCTTCGCCATCCCGGTGGTGGGCGTCACCGGCTCGAACGGGAAGACCACCACCCGCGAGATGATCGGGCTCGTGCTGCGCACCCGCGGCCCGGCCCTCAAGACGGAGGGCAACCTCAACAACGAGATCGGCGTGCCGCTCACGCTGCTCGGCCTCGCGCCGGAGCACCAGCGGGCGGTGATCGAGATGGGGATGAACCACCCCGGCGAGGTGGCGCGCCTGGCCGCCATGGCCGAGCCGCAGGTGGGCGTCGTCACCATGGCCGGCGCCGCGCACGTGGAGCACTTCGGCGGGGACGTCGAGGGGGTCGCCGACGCCAAGGCCGAGCTCTACTTCGCGCTGCCGCGCGGGGGCGTGGCGGTCGCCAACGCCGACGACCCGCGCATGCTGAAGCGGGCGCAGGCCTCCGGCCGCTCCCTCATCACCTTCGCCGCCGGCCGGGGCCACCGCGGCGACGTGGTGGTGCTCGAGGTCCTCGAGCACGGGCCGGCCGGCCTGCGCTTCACGCTCGGCCTCGGGCAGAAGGAGGTCCTGGTCGCGCTGCCGCTGGTGGGGCTGCACAACGCCGCCAACGCGGCCGCCGCCGCCGCCGCCGCCATGGCGCTCGGCTACGGGGACAAGGAGATCGCGCAGGGCCTGGCCCAGGTGCAGCCGGTCGGCCGCCGCCTGCGCATCGAGGACCTCCCCTCCGGCGTGACCCTCGTCGACGACTGCTACAACGCGAACCCCGCCTCGATGACCGCCGCGCTCGCGACGCTCGGGGCGGTGGCCGGCCCGGGCCGGCGCGCGGTGGCGGTGCTGGGCGACATGCTCGAGCTCGGCGCCACGGAGGAGGCGATGCACCGCGTCCTGGGCGAGCAGGCGGCCCATGCGGTGGCGCGGCTGCACGCGTTCGGCCCGCGCTCGCGCCACACCGCCGAGGCCGCCCGCGCCGCCGGCCTCGCCGACGTCACCCACACCACCGACCTGCCGGAGCTCGTGGCCCAGGTGAAGGAGCGGCTCGCGCCCGGCGACGTGCTCCTGGTGAAGGGGAGCCGGGCCAACCAGCTGGAGCGGCTCGTGGCCGCGCTCGGCTCGACCCCCACCCAGCCCGGCGACGCCCACTAA